A single region of the Arthrobacter sp. V1I7 genome encodes:
- a CDS encoding amino acid ABC transporter ATP-binding protein, protein MVLADRVSKNFGANRVLRGISLEVNPGEVLCIVGPSGSGKSTFLRCINHLERVDAGRLSVDGQLVGYRQKGDKLYELKLKEAALQRQDIGMVFQRFNLFPHLTAVENIILAPMRVKRLSRAAATVRAKELLERVGLGDKGDHYPAHLSGGQQQRVAIARALAMDPKLMLFDEPTSALDPELVGEVLDVMKELARTGMTMIVVTHEMGFAREVADTLVFMDEGVVVEAGPPRQVLSDPQHDRTKAFLSKVL, encoded by the coding sequence ATGGTCCTTGCAGACCGGGTGTCGAAGAACTTCGGCGCCAACAGGGTGCTGCGCGGCATCAGCCTGGAGGTCAACCCGGGTGAGGTGCTCTGCATCGTGGGCCCCAGCGGTTCGGGGAAATCCACGTTCCTGCGGTGCATCAACCACCTGGAACGGGTGGATGCCGGCCGGCTCTCGGTCGACGGGCAGCTGGTTGGCTACCGCCAGAAGGGGGACAAACTCTACGAGCTGAAGCTGAAGGAAGCGGCCCTGCAACGCCAGGATATCGGGATGGTGTTCCAGCGCTTCAACCTGTTTCCGCACCTGACGGCGGTTGAGAACATCATCCTGGCTCCCATGCGGGTGAAACGGCTGTCCAGGGCCGCCGCCACCGTCCGGGCCAAGGAACTGCTGGAGCGGGTGGGCCTGGGGGATAAGGGCGACCACTACCCGGCGCATTTGTCGGGCGGTCAGCAGCAGCGGGTGGCGATTGCCCGTGCCCTGGCCATGGATCCGAAGCTGATGCTCTTCGATGAACCGACGAGTGCGCTGGATCCGGAACTGGTGGGTGAGGTGCTTGACGTCATGAAGGAGCTGGCCCGGACCGGCATGACCATGATCGTGGTCACCCACGAGATGGGTTTCGCCCGGGAAGTGGCGGACACGCTGGTCTTCATGGATGAGGGCGTGGTGGTGGAAGCCGGACCGCCCCGGCAGGTCCTAAGCGACCCGCAGCATGACCGGACCAAGGCGTTCCTTTCCAAGGTCCTTTGA
- a CDS encoding amino acid ABC transporter permease, with product MSEPTTDRITGAGPGSTSRAGGGTAEEPTPIVAVPLRHPWRILVAVVLVLMLAVFVLDAAQRPDYGWPEVGKYIFDRRISQAAWVTLSLTIYAMVGAIVLGLLLAVMRLSPNPVLRSVAWLYIWVFRGTPVYVQLVFWGIVALIYPVFTLGIPFMTPWVTIPNEIFTNLFITAVIGLALNEAAYMSEIVRAGLLSVDQGQEEASTALAMSWGQTMRYVVVPQAMKIIIPPTGNEVISMLKTTSLVAAIPLSVDLYGVSRGISAVTFTPVPLLIVASLWYLLFTSVLMVGQHFIEKRFSRGTSRLKAGKGPASPDPAPTAVQGTVPGGPLGTDFGGKG from the coding sequence ATGAGCGAACCTACAACGGACAGGATAACCGGGGCCGGGCCTGGCAGCACGTCCCGGGCGGGCGGCGGGACAGCCGAGGAGCCGACGCCGATCGTCGCCGTCCCGCTGCGCCACCCGTGGCGGATCCTGGTGGCTGTGGTCCTGGTCCTGATGCTGGCGGTCTTCGTGCTGGACGCCGCCCAACGCCCGGACTACGGCTGGCCCGAGGTCGGGAAGTACATCTTCGACCGCCGGATCAGCCAGGCAGCCTGGGTGACACTGTCGTTGACGATCTACGCCATGGTTGGCGCGATTGTCCTGGGCCTGCTGCTGGCAGTCATGCGGCTCTCACCGAACCCGGTGCTGAGGAGCGTGGCGTGGTTGTACATCTGGGTCTTCCGTGGAACCCCGGTTTACGTGCAGCTTGTCTTCTGGGGCATTGTGGCCTTGATCTATCCGGTGTTCACCCTGGGCATCCCGTTCATGACGCCGTGGGTCACGATCCCGAACGAGATCTTCACCAACCTGTTCATCACCGCTGTGATCGGGCTGGCGCTTAATGAAGCCGCCTACATGTCCGAGATCGTGCGCGCGGGGCTGCTGTCCGTGGACCAGGGCCAGGAGGAAGCCTCGACGGCACTGGCAATGTCCTGGGGGCAGACCATGCGGTATGTCGTGGTTCCGCAGGCCATGAAGATCATCATTCCGCCCACCGGCAATGAGGTGATTTCGATGCTCAAGACCACCTCCCTGGTGGCCGCGATTCCCTTGAGCGTTGACCTCTATGGCGTGTCCCGGGGTATCTCCGCCGTGACGTTCACGCCGGTGCCGCTGCTGATTGTGGCGTCCCTCTGGTATCTGCTCTTCACGTCCGTCCTAATGGTGGGCCAGCACTTCATTGAAAAGCGATTCTCCCGGGGAACCTCACGGCTTAAGGCCGGCAAGGGACCGGCGTCGCCGGACCCGGCGCCGACGGCGGTTCAGGGCACCGTCCCGGGCGGGCCGCTGGGCACAGACTTTGGAGGAAAGGGATGA
- a CDS encoding ABC transporter substrate-binding protein has product MRTRFLLPVLTVVTAMSLSGCVNNSEPAATAAASGTADAVAVKKNDSIAASLPEKIKSAGVLNVGMANNYPPNEFKDENGAPAGWAVDLTKALGEVLGLKVNFDIGTFDNILPSVKAGKDDMGVSSFTDTLEREKQVDFVNYYSAGIQWAAPKGKTVDPDNACGLKVAVQATTYQDTHEVPAKSKACTDAGKPAINIFKYDAQDQATNALAVGQVDAMSADSPVTLYAISKTKDKLQTAGDAFEVAPYGMPVAKDSEFTPVLQKALQALIDDGTYNKILAKWGVESGGVKTAALNVAAKG; this is encoded by the coding sequence ATGCGCACTCGCTTCCTACTTCCCGTTCTCACCGTAGTCACGGCCATGTCGCTTTCAGGCTGCGTGAATAACAGCGAACCGGCTGCCACCGCGGCTGCCTCCGGAACGGCCGACGCCGTCGCGGTGAAAAAGAACGATTCCATAGCGGCGTCGCTCCCCGAGAAGATCAAGTCCGCCGGTGTCCTCAACGTCGGCATGGCGAACAACTACCCGCCCAACGAGTTCAAGGACGAAAACGGTGCGCCGGCCGGCTGGGCTGTGGACCTGACCAAGGCCCTGGGCGAAGTCCTGGGCCTGAAGGTCAACTTCGACATCGGCACTTTTGACAACATCCTCCCGTCGGTGAAGGCCGGAAAGGACGACATGGGCGTGTCCTCCTTCACCGACACCCTGGAACGCGAAAAGCAGGTCGATTTCGTGAACTACTACTCCGCCGGAATCCAGTGGGCCGCCCCGAAGGGCAAGACCGTCGACCCCGACAACGCCTGCGGGCTCAAGGTCGCCGTCCAGGCCACCACCTACCAGGACACGCACGAGGTGCCCGCGAAGTCCAAGGCCTGCACCGACGCCGGCAAGCCGGCCATCAACATCTTCAAGTACGACGCACAGGACCAGGCGACCAACGCCCTGGCAGTGGGGCAGGTCGACGCCATGAGCGCCGATTCGCCGGTGACCCTCTACGCGATCTCCAAGACCAAGGACAAGCTGCAGACGGCGGGCGACGCATTCGAGGTTGCGCCGTACGGGATGCCCGTGGCCAAGGACAGCGAATTCACCCCGGTCCTCCAGAAGGCGCTCCAGGCACTGATCGATGATGGCACGTACAACAAGATTCTCGCGAAGTGGGGAGTGGAATCCGGCGGGGTCAAGACAGCTGCGCTCAACGTGGCAGCCAAAGGCTAA
- a CDS encoding alpha-hydroxy acid oxidase produces the protein MKISEAKQLIQVKAPVLSRRRRVLANAFNVEEYRQSARKVLPAGIFDYLDGGSEDEVTLRRNRAVFDSWALMPSWGPVSGPDTGTTLLGKISALPLTLTPTGATRLFHPEGELAVAAAADRARIPYGLAGLSTVPMETIAERHPSLDRWFNFGLTSDAKALKAKLTRCEAAGFNTLIVGVDTRALGSRERDLHNGFTAPPALTLSTIADIARRPSWWVNFLMSDGISFPNLDPHSAAASSVVTPSMWQHILGHSDATSGWAELEALRQAWPGKIVLKGCVNPADVAKAAGIGLDAVQLSNHGGRQLDHMLSPMDVLQESRQRVGDSLEIYVDSGIRRGSDILKALALGADACSIGRAYLYGLVAAGSPGVGRIIEIFADELRRTMTLVGVSSIPELKARGGEILRDIRHSPEVLETTASGSQQ, from the coding sequence TTGAAAATTAGCGAAGCCAAACAGCTCATTCAGGTCAAGGCCCCCGTGTTATCGCGACGACGGCGAGTGCTCGCCAACGCTTTCAACGTGGAGGAGTACCGGCAATCGGCACGGAAAGTATTGCCGGCGGGGATCTTTGATTACCTGGACGGCGGATCCGAAGACGAGGTGACGCTCCGCCGCAATCGAGCAGTCTTCGACTCCTGGGCGCTCATGCCCAGCTGGGGCCCGGTGTCCGGACCGGATACCGGGACAACCCTGCTTGGAAAAATCAGTGCCCTGCCGCTCACCCTGACCCCGACAGGGGCTACCCGGCTGTTCCATCCCGAGGGCGAGTTGGCCGTCGCGGCCGCCGCGGACCGGGCCCGCATCCCGTACGGCCTGGCCGGACTGAGCACCGTACCGATGGAGACCATCGCGGAGCGCCACCCGTCCCTTGACCGCTGGTTCAACTTCGGCCTCACCTCGGACGCAAAAGCGCTGAAGGCGAAACTGACGCGCTGCGAGGCGGCCGGATTCAACACCCTGATAGTCGGAGTCGATACACGGGCATTGGGTTCGAGGGAAAGGGACCTCCACAATGGATTTACCGCTCCTCCGGCGCTGACGCTTTCGACTATCGCGGACATTGCCCGGCGTCCAAGCTGGTGGGTGAATTTCCTGATGTCGGACGGCATCAGTTTCCCTAACCTGGATCCGCACAGTGCCGCCGCTTCCTCCGTGGTCACCCCGTCCATGTGGCAGCACATTCTGGGCCACTCGGATGCGACCAGCGGATGGGCCGAACTGGAAGCCCTGCGGCAGGCCTGGCCCGGGAAGATCGTGCTCAAGGGCTGCGTCAACCCGGCGGACGTCGCGAAGGCCGCTGGTATTGGTCTGGACGCCGTCCAGTTGAGTAATCATGGCGGCCGCCAACTGGATCACATGTTGAGCCCGATGGATGTCCTGCAGGAATCCCGGCAGCGAGTGGGCGATTCGCTAGAGATCTACGTGGACTCCGGCATCCGCCGCGGAAGCGACATCCTCAAGGCCCTGGCGCTCGGAGCCGACGCCTGTTCGATCGGCAGGGCCTACCTCTACGGCTTGGTGGCGGCCGGATCGCCGGGTGTCGGGCGCATCATCGAGATCTTCGCGGATGAACTCCGGCGTACGATGACGCTAGTGGGCGTTTCCAGCATTCCCGAATTGAAGGCGCGGGGCGGGGAAATTCTTCGCGACATCCGTCATTCCCCCGAAGTCCTCGAAACGACAGCCTCCGGCTCCCAGCAGTAA
- a CDS encoding CdaR family transcriptional regulator gives MPADNQKLVAGSVLYDSTARPARFPGAVALAIGLSLSGKRLGAKIRELSEAGYVAVVYKTNGTLDEALRAAARETGMALFRASDSVPWHQLAEIMDAAVIPHRQSGRTLVDIRPGDLFDLANTVAAQAGGAIAIADPDQTILAYSTLPDQPIDETRRSSILRLHVPHSVETDRDYRRVHASSDPLNVATEDPLLRRTAIAIRAGDSVLGSLWLLELTEHSNEDADRILREAANVAALHILHKRTTYVSNLTRQIDLVQPLLFEPERAELAAIRLGISAESIRVAALGIWPADAIAAETLQSRLRLFDTIRTACAIRLPSAVCGLSDNIVYIVLPQTTESSRQFQRDAILKIVQNARRLLSLPVLAALGGAAPIDRLEESRVNAELVLSELVRNVTEGRISADSDDIVADDDSLGSRLQLRRMVSSLTTAGQLPGALALRIAEYDEQHKKAFEETIHAYLSCGGNAIDAAKSLDVHVNTVRYRLSRVEPLFGIDLDDAETRLLVWLQLWARHN, from the coding sequence ATGCCGGCCGATAACCAGAAGCTTGTCGCGGGCTCGGTTCTCTACGACTCGACGGCCCGGCCCGCCAGGTTCCCGGGCGCCGTGGCCCTGGCCATCGGCTTGTCGCTGTCCGGCAAGCGTCTGGGCGCGAAGATCCGGGAGCTCAGCGAGGCGGGCTACGTGGCAGTCGTCTACAAAACCAACGGCACCTTGGATGAAGCACTCCGGGCGGCCGCTCGGGAAACGGGGATGGCCCTCTTCCGGGCGTCAGACTCTGTTCCGTGGCACCAGCTCGCGGAGATCATGGACGCCGCCGTCATCCCGCACCGGCAGTCAGGCCGCACCCTGGTGGACATCCGGCCCGGCGACCTGTTCGATCTGGCCAATACAGTTGCGGCCCAGGCCGGCGGTGCCATCGCGATCGCCGATCCCGACCAGACCATTCTGGCGTACTCGACACTGCCCGACCAGCCCATTGATGAGACCCGCAGGAGTTCCATCCTGCGTCTGCATGTGCCGCATTCCGTTGAAACGGACAGGGACTACCGGCGTGTCCACGCCTCCAGCGACCCTTTGAACGTCGCGACCGAGGATCCCCTGCTCCGTCGGACGGCTATCGCCATCCGGGCCGGCGACTCCGTTCTGGGCTCGCTCTGGCTCCTCGAACTCACGGAGCACTCCAACGAGGACGCGGACCGGATCCTGCGTGAGGCAGCCAACGTTGCGGCGCTCCACATTCTGCATAAGCGAACGACTTATGTCTCAAACCTGACCCGCCAGATAGATCTGGTCCAGCCGCTGCTGTTCGAGCCGGAACGCGCCGAGCTTGCCGCCATCAGGCTGGGGATCTCCGCGGAGTCCATCCGCGTTGCGGCCCTGGGCATTTGGCCCGCCGACGCGATAGCGGCCGAGACCCTGCAATCCCGACTCCGGCTCTTCGACACCATCCGGACCGCCTGCGCCATCCGGCTGCCCTCGGCAGTCTGTGGGCTCTCGGACAACATCGTTTACATCGTCCTTCCGCAGACCACCGAATCTTCACGGCAATTCCAACGCGATGCGATCCTGAAAATAGTGCAAAATGCGCGGCGACTTCTCTCACTCCCGGTCCTGGCGGCACTGGGTGGGGCAGCTCCGATCGACCGCCTCGAGGAGTCCCGAGTCAACGCGGAGCTGGTTCTGTCCGAGTTGGTGCGAAACGTCACCGAAGGCCGTATCTCCGCCGACTCGGATGACATCGTCGCCGACGACGACTCTCTGGGCTCCCGCCTGCAGCTTCGCCGGATGGTCTCGTCCTTGACGACTGCCGGCCAACTGCCCGGTGCCCTCGCGCTCAGGATCGCCGAATACGACGAACAGCATAAGAAGGCTTTCGAGGAGACAATCCACGCGTACCTGAGTTGTGGCGGAAACGCGATCGACGCCGCAAAGTCCCTGGACGTCCACGTCAACACAGTCCGATACCGCTTGTCGCGAGTGGAACCCCTCTTCGGGATCGACCTGGACGACGCCGAGACGCGCCTGCTCGTATGGCTGCAGTTGTGGGCAAGACACAATTAA
- a CDS encoding cupin domain-containing protein, whose product MQKISIDALARQQIAAAVAAPSGRAADTVFGGHEKVLRQTVMAFRAGTQLSEHLNPGEATVFVLRGCVRLQAGKESWQGKAGDLLIVPDGLHSLEAEEDSAILMTVAKVHD is encoded by the coding sequence ATGCAGAAAATATCGATCGATGCGCTGGCCCGCCAGCAGATCGCGGCAGCTGTTGCGGCACCGAGCGGGCGGGCTGCCGACACGGTGTTCGGCGGCCATGAAAAAGTCCTTCGACAAACCGTCATGGCGTTCCGGGCGGGCACCCAGCTCAGCGAGCACCTGAACCCCGGTGAAGCCACCGTGTTCGTGCTCCGGGGCTGCGTCCGCCTGCAGGCAGGCAAGGAGTCATGGCAGGGGAAGGCGGGGGATCTCCTGATCGTGCCGGACGGGCTTCATAGCCTGGAAGCGGAGGAGGACTCTGCGATCCTGATGACGGTCGCGAAAGTCCACGACTGA
- a CDS encoding ATP-dependent DNA helicase RecQ: protein MTKAIEDPAVDSPATAPPPADAQAQEPSAGLRRLAAETFGLPHLREGQLTGMAALAAGRDVLAVMPTGYGKSAVYQVAALAIRQRERTSDRPGLAVVVSPLIALQEDQLDGLNTSLGPQTAVAINSHHSDAELEEAWQAAETGEAAFLFLAPEQLAKHATVDRLAALNISLFVVDEAHCVSSWGHDFRPDYLGLGAVRGRLGNPPVAALTATAARPVREEIRKRLQMKDPLVLVHGFDRPNIRLEVIRHQEDRAKRRAVVEQATALVTGSVPGLAGPGLIYAAKRKDTEKYAEKLVKRGLRAEAYHAGRSKQDRERVFELFMDDQLDVVVATTAFGMGIDKPNVRFVVHADITESLDSYYQEIGRAGRDGEPALAELHYRSEDLGLRRFFGTHIPDEDSLLSVLSTLRSSDDPVTTAALAEATGFSPRRLTGLLNQLQETRAVKVGKRGVRLDAGAQLPEVVATAVEHAEARQRMDRSRIEMVRGYAETDSCRRQYLLGYFGEDLPGGCGNCDSCTDAAASSAGVDDGDVVASAADSDDGSALFPLQSGVVHKEWGPGLVMRHEDDVITVLFEQEGYKTLSRTAVVEQGLLVRARD, encoded by the coding sequence ATGACCAAGGCCATTGAAGACCCTGCCGTCGACTCACCTGCGACCGCCCCTCCGCCCGCAGACGCACAGGCGCAGGAACCATCCGCCGGACTGCGCCGGCTTGCCGCCGAAACCTTTGGCCTGCCGCACCTCCGCGAGGGACAGCTGACGGGTATGGCCGCGCTCGCCGCGGGCCGTGATGTCCTTGCAGTCATGCCCACCGGCTACGGCAAGTCCGCCGTCTACCAGGTCGCGGCGTTGGCGATCCGCCAGCGGGAGCGCACCAGTGACCGGCCGGGCCTCGCCGTCGTGGTCTCCCCCTTGATCGCCCTGCAGGAAGACCAGCTCGACGGCCTGAACACCTCCCTTGGCCCGCAGACCGCCGTAGCCATCAATTCCCACCACAGCGACGCCGAGCTGGAGGAGGCCTGGCAGGCCGCGGAGACCGGCGAGGCTGCCTTCCTCTTTCTCGCCCCGGAGCAACTGGCCAAGCACGCCACCGTGGACCGGCTCGCGGCCCTCAACATCTCGCTGTTCGTCGTGGACGAGGCGCACTGCGTGTCCTCCTGGGGGCACGACTTCAGGCCTGACTACCTCGGGCTGGGCGCGGTCCGCGGCAGGCTTGGCAATCCGCCGGTGGCTGCGCTTACCGCGACTGCGGCCCGGCCGGTCCGCGAGGAGATCCGTAAGCGGTTGCAGATGAAGGACCCGCTGGTACTGGTCCATGGCTTCGACCGGCCCAATATCCGGCTCGAGGTCATCCGCCACCAGGAGGACAGGGCGAAGCGCCGCGCCGTCGTCGAGCAGGCCACGGCGCTGGTGACCGGCTCCGTCCCCGGCCTCGCCGGGCCCGGTCTCATCTACGCGGCCAAACGCAAGGACACCGAGAAGTACGCGGAGAAGCTGGTCAAGCGGGGATTGCGCGCCGAGGCGTACCACGCGGGGCGAAGCAAACAGGACCGCGAGCGCGTCTTCGAGCTCTTCATGGACGACCAGCTGGACGTGGTGGTCGCGACCACGGCCTTCGGCATGGGCATTGACAAGCCCAACGTCCGCTTTGTGGTCCACGCCGACATTACCGAGTCGCTGGACAGCTACTACCAGGAAATCGGTCGCGCCGGCCGCGACGGCGAACCTGCCCTCGCCGAGCTGCACTACCGGTCCGAGGACCTCGGCCTGCGCCGGTTCTTCGGCACCCACATCCCGGACGAAGACTCCCTGCTGAGTGTCCTTTCCACCCTCCGCAGCTCCGACGATCCGGTGACCACAGCCGCACTGGCGGAGGCCACCGGCTTTTCTCCCCGCCGGCTGACCGGGTTGCTGAACCAGCTCCAGGAGACGCGAGCGGTCAAGGTGGGAAAGCGCGGGGTGAGGCTCGACGCCGGCGCGCAGCTGCCTGAGGTGGTGGCCACCGCCGTGGAACACGCCGAAGCCCGGCAGCGGATGGACCGCTCTCGGATCGAGATGGTGCGGGGCTACGCCGAGACCGACAGCTGCCGCCGCCAATACCTGCTGGGCTACTTCGGCGAGGACCTCCCCGGGGGCTGTGGCAACTGCGACAGCTGCACGGACGCCGCCGCTTCTTCCGCCGGTGTGGACGACGGCGACGTCGTCGCCTCGGCTGCCGACTCCGACGACGGCTCCGCCCTGTTTCCGCTGCAGTCCGGCGTGGTCCACAAGGAGTGGGGTCCGGGCCTGGTGATGCGGCATGAGGACGATGTCATCACCGTATTGTTCGAGCAAGAGGGGTACAAGACCCTGTCCCGGACCGCCGTGGTGGAGCAGGGCTTGCTCGTCCGCGCACGGGACTGA
- a CDS encoding acylphosphatase, with protein sequence MTEFQEDDSAERVRLTARADGTVQAVGFRYWTVRKAAELGLTGTVRNNDDGSVGIVAEGPQTAVLEFRRWLRSPAAPGRVADVEEQVSPATGEFTDFDVVY encoded by the coding sequence ATGACTGAGTTTCAGGAAGACGATTCCGCGGAGCGGGTGCGGCTGACGGCACGGGCGGACGGCACGGTGCAGGCTGTCGGCTTCCGATACTGGACGGTGCGTAAGGCGGCGGAGCTGGGGCTGACGGGCACCGTCCGGAACAACGACGACGGTTCGGTCGGCATCGTGGCGGAGGGACCGCAGACGGCGGTACTTGAGTTCCGGCGGTGGCTGCGCTCGCCGGCAGCGCCGGGACGCGTGGCCGACGTGGAGGAACAGGTCTCGCCCGCCACCGGGGAGTTCACGGACTTCGACGTGGTGTATTAG
- a CDS encoding YegP family protein, whose amino-acid sequence MAGQFEIFTDAESNVRFRLLGPDGTVLAISKAFADKRAAADGIMAVRECAGTGLIREARSNAWGGTGRNRPGLPTPAHRRHPHFPAV is encoded by the coding sequence ATGGCTGGACAATTCGAAATTTTCACCGACGCGGAGTCGAATGTCCGGTTCCGCCTGCTCGGGCCGGACGGAACGGTATTGGCCATTTCCAAGGCCTTCGCGGACAAGCGCGCGGCCGCGGACGGCATCATGGCCGTGCGCGAGTGTGCCGGCACCGGCCTCATCAGGGAGGCCCGCTCCAACGCCTGGGGCGGCACCGGCAGGAACAGGCCAGGCCTCCCCACCCCCGCGCACCGACGCCACCCGCACTTCCCCGCCGTCTGA
- a CDS encoding ABC transporter ATP-binding protein, producing the protein MDEPRVHISGFRMDFGYTTVIRDLTFDVHAGETFGFLGSNGSGKTTIRALLGIYEPTAGILHINGREFKPEHGDRLGYLPEERGLYKKETVIDIMTYFGRFKGVEKRAARRWSVEYLERVALADKAGSLLDKLSSGQQQKVQLGVTIMNRPELLILDEPTKGFDPVNRRLLIEIIAEQKQAGATVVLVTHQMEEVERLCDRVILLKDGTAEAYGTLDEVQNKYGGRIIRIKYSGTIPRSPHYDVVLGETNYAELSITDSTDSTDEAAILKNLIDAGVRVLSFTTTKVSLEDIFIRVYGDQNTPGSSPAAAPPAATALVGEEV; encoded by the coding sequence ATGGACGAACCACGGGTCCACATCAGCGGCTTCCGGATGGACTTCGGGTACACCACCGTGATCCGGGACCTGACCTTCGACGTTCACGCCGGCGAGACCTTCGGCTTCCTGGGCAGCAACGGCTCCGGGAAGACGACGATCCGCGCCCTGCTGGGGATCTACGAGCCCACCGCTGGCATCCTGCACATCAACGGACGTGAGTTCAAGCCCGAGCACGGGGACAGGCTGGGCTACCTCCCGGAGGAACGCGGCCTGTACAAGAAGGAAACGGTCATCGACATCATGACCTACTTCGGCCGGTTCAAGGGCGTGGAGAAGCGCGCGGCCCGGCGGTGGTCCGTGGAGTACCTCGAGCGGGTGGCCCTGGCGGACAAGGCCGGTTCGCTGCTGGACAAGCTCTCCAGCGGCCAGCAGCAGAAGGTCCAGCTCGGTGTCACCATCATGAACCGCCCCGAACTGCTCATCCTGGACGAACCGACCAAGGGGTTCGACCCCGTCAACCGGCGGCTGCTGATCGAGATCATCGCCGAGCAAAAACAAGCCGGCGCCACGGTGGTGCTGGTGACCCACCAGATGGAAGAGGTGGAGCGCCTGTGCGACCGCGTCATCCTGCTCAAGGACGGCACCGCCGAGGCCTACGGGACCCTCGATGAGGTGCAAAACAAGTACGGCGGCAGGATCATTCGAATCAAGTACAGCGGCACCATCCCACGCTCGCCCCACTACGACGTCGTGCTCGGGGAAACCAACTACGCCGAGCTGAGCATCACCGACAGCACCGACAGCACCGATGAGGCGGCCATCCTCAAGAACCTCATCGACGCCGGCGTGCGGGTGCTCAGTTTCACCACCACCAAGGTCTCCCTCGAGGACATCTTCATCCGCGTCTACGGCGACCAGAACACCCCCGGCTCCTCGCCCGCAGCAGCACCGCCGGCCGCCACCGCCCTGGTCGGGGAAGAGGTGTAG
- a CDS encoding ABC transporter permease, which produces MTKRRFWIGTLSVPVIMAVVFGLIFLSNTTTDTASQAQSSAEFTLAYTDASGLITPEDAALFGARPAESAGADIQAVQAGTLEAYFDFPARPGTEVVRVYGADKGIFENGKYAAVAQAMLTRAVEQKVGSAELSTLATGKARIETVTYDGTQESGGLGSVIPPLVFLVIFYGLIVLLAGQMLNSTLEEKENRVTEMILTTLKPTTLIAGKVLALFAIGLVQMIVFLSPILIARLILPDQLNPAAPDLPPLIFDPVRMTIGFLILIGGFALFTTTLEAIGAVMPTAKEAGNVLGVMMALIFVPFYAVALVISDPHSVIVQIFTYFPFSAPVTALLRNGFGSLNPLEAAIVIGILFVGATVMLRLAVRLFQYGSISYTSKVSIRTALRAGSRHGPAEAAPTTPGR; this is translated from the coding sequence GTGACCAAGCGGCGGTTCTGGATCGGCACCCTGTCCGTCCCCGTCATCATGGCGGTGGTGTTCGGGTTGATCTTCCTGAGCAACACCACGACCGACACCGCGTCGCAGGCCCAGAGTTCCGCAGAATTCACGCTCGCCTACACCGACGCCTCCGGCCTGATCACGCCCGAGGACGCCGCTCTCTTCGGCGCCCGCCCGGCCGAGTCCGCCGGCGCCGACATCCAGGCCGTGCAGGCCGGGACGCTGGAGGCCTACTTCGACTTTCCCGCCCGCCCGGGCACGGAGGTGGTGCGCGTCTACGGCGCGGACAAGGGGATCTTTGAGAACGGGAAGTACGCCGCCGTCGCCCAGGCCATGCTGACCCGTGCCGTCGAACAGAAGGTCGGTTCAGCCGAGCTGTCCACCCTGGCCACCGGCAAGGCCCGGATCGAAACCGTCACCTACGACGGGACGCAGGAATCCGGCGGGCTGGGCTCCGTCATTCCGCCGCTGGTTTTCCTCGTCATCTTCTACGGGCTGATCGTGCTCCTGGCCGGGCAGATGCTCAATTCCACGCTGGAGGAGAAGGAAAACCGCGTGACCGAGATGATCCTGACCACGCTCAAACCGACCACCCTGATTGCGGGCAAGGTCCTGGCGCTGTTCGCGATCGGGCTGGTCCAGATGATCGTGTTCCTCTCCCCCATCCTCATCGCCCGGCTGATCCTCCCCGACCAGCTGAACCCCGCTGCCCCGGACCTGCCACCGCTGATCTTCGACCCGGTCCGGATGACCATCGGCTTCCTGATCCTGATCGGCGGCTTCGCACTGTTCACCACGACACTGGAGGCCATCGGCGCGGTGATGCCGACCGCCAAGGAAGCCGGGAATGTCCTCGGCGTCATGATGGCACTGATCTTCGTGCCGTTCTACGCCGTGGCCCTGGTGATCTCCGACCCGCACTCCGTGATTGTGCAGATCTTCACGTATTTCCCCTTCTCTGCCCCGGTCACCGCGCTGCTGCGCAACGGCTTCGGATCGTTGAACCCCCTCGAAGCCGCAATCGTGATCGGAATCCTCTTCGTGGGGGCCACCGTCATGCTCCGCCTGGCCGTGCGGCTCTTCCAGTACGGCTCGATCTCCTACACGTCGAAGGTCAGCATCCGCACCGCGCTCCGGGCTGGTTCGCGGCACGGCCCCGCGGAAGCGGCCCCGACGACGCCGGGCCGCTGA